A genomic window from Lycium barbarum isolate Lr01 chromosome 4, ASM1917538v2, whole genome shotgun sequence includes:
- the LOC132637373 gene encoding uncharacterized protein LOC132637373 — MLEELTKRVESGEKKIEANDKKVENYNSRVDQISGAPPVLKGPDSKIFVQMSFPPSTTPMKIPKRYRMPDIPKYNGTTDLNEHVTAYTCAIKGNDLADDERESVLLKKFGETLSKGVMIWYHNLPEHSIDSFAMLADAFVKAHVEAIKVETRKSDLFNVKQRDDETLREFVARFQMECMDLPPVTDDWAVQAFIQGLHSRSSITYMELKKNMIEYPAIAWADVHNRYQSKIRVEANKILRVASVSWHSGKGSDRLKRVVDRDSRSSYDRYQPYPLDRRGNRRNIEPGKNDRRNDRRNNRGQSSHGLINRNAFDRATGNRETPRLSEYNFCLDVATIEAAVIRNKETRHPRPIQSDPEKRDKSFICKNHHTHGHRTEECRQLREEVTRLFNLVHLREFLNERAKTHFKNLDSNKQDRPEEPQ, encoded by the coding sequence ATGCTCGAAGAATTGACTAAACGAGTCGAGTCCGGCGAAAAGAAGATAGAGGCGAACGACAAGAAGGTGGAGAACTACAACTCGAGGGTCGATCAAATTTCGGGGGCTCCACCAGTGTTGAAGGGACCGGATTCGAAAATATTTGTTCAAATGTCATTTCCACCGAGTACGACACCGATGAAAATCCCTAAGAGATATCGCATGCCCGATATCCCGAAGTATAATGGGACGACAGACCTAAATGAACATGTGACTGCATATACATGTGCTATTAAGGGCAATGATCTCGCCGATGACGAAAGGGAATCAGTGCTACTTAAGAAATTTGGAGAAACTTTGTCAAAGGGGGTGATGATTTGGTATCATAacttgcccgagcattcaattgaCTCATTTGCCATGCTCGCTGATGCTTTCGTCAAGGCTCATGTCGAGGCCATCAAGGTCGAAACACGAAAATCGGACTTGTTCAACGTCAAGCAACGAGATGACGAGACCCTTCGCGAGTTTGTGGCTCGATTTCAAATGGAGTGTATGGACTTACCCCCAGTCACTGATGATTGGGCCGTTCAGGCTTTCATCCAAGGGCTCCATTCAAGGAGCTCAATCACATATATGGAGCTAAAGAAAAATATGATAGAATACCCGGCGATCGCTTGGGCTGATGTACACAACAGGTATCAGTCGAAAATCAGGGTTGAAGCTAATAAGATTCTGAGGGTTGCTTCAGTATCATGGCATTCCGGTAAAGGGAGTGATCGCTTGAAGAGAGTGGTAGATCGGGATTCTAGATCATCATATGACAGGTACCAGCCTTATCCACTTGATCGAAGAGGAAACAGACGCAACATCGAACCAGGCAAGAATGATAGGAGAAATGATCGAAGGAATAATCGAGGCCAAAGTAGCCATGGATTGATAAACAGAAATGCTTTCGATAGAGCCACGGGAAACAGAGAAACTCCAAGGTTATCCGAGTACAACTTTTGCCTCGATGTAGCAACCATAGAGGCGGCTGTTATCCGAAACAAAGAAACAAGACATCCAAGGCCAATCCAATCTGATCCAGAGAAGCGGGATAAAAGTTTTATTTGTAAGAATCATCATACTCACGGCCATCGGACCGAGGAATGTCGGCAGCTGAGAGAGGAGGTCACTCGTCTGTTCAATTTGGTACATCTTCGAGAATTTCTAAATGAACGAGCAAAAACCCATTTCAAAAACCTGGACTCCAACAAGCAAGATAGGCCGGAAGAGCCCCAGTAG